One stretch of Serinicoccus hydrothermalis DNA includes these proteins:
- a CDS encoding ABC transporter permease subunit, translating into MMTLVRAELRKTSTTRISWTMPVAMFLVGGLFAALQGFALVSFGEIPGPDGQTIAPVEAFGETAIARLVYTGGFQFGYLLALVLGILSMSGEFRHQTITGTLLSTPRRGRLILGKLLALAVVVTLNGLAFIAGSLVGGGLILLSGDVALFPDAGGLVLTLLRLLLVLVLWGLIGFGLGVLVTNQVVALFAGIAIALLVEPLLSFLIQFLDPVAEAARYFPSQATTAALDLYAGVDAEAADIFGGGDLLTWWVAALVLLGYALVMTVLGWIVTARRDVA; encoded by the coding sequence ATGATGACGCTCGTGCGCGCCGAGCTGCGCAAGACCAGCACCACCCGCATCTCCTGGACCATGCCGGTGGCGATGTTCCTCGTCGGTGGCCTCTTCGCCGCGCTGCAGGGCTTCGCCCTCGTGAGCTTCGGCGAGATCCCGGGGCCGGACGGCCAGACGATCGCCCCGGTCGAGGCCTTCGGCGAGACCGCGATCGCCCGGCTGGTCTACACCGGCGGCTTCCAGTTCGGCTACCTGCTGGCCCTCGTCCTCGGCATCCTGTCGATGAGCGGGGAGTTCCGCCACCAGACCATCACCGGCACGCTGCTGAGCACCCCGCGGCGGGGCCGGCTCATCCTGGGCAAGCTGCTCGCCCTGGCGGTCGTCGTCACCCTCAACGGGCTGGCCTTCATCGCGGGCAGCCTCGTGGGAGGCGGGCTCATCCTGCTCTCCGGCGACGTCGCCCTCTTCCCCGACGCGGGCGGTCTGGTGCTGACGCTGCTGCGGCTGCTCCTCGTCCTCGTGCTCTGGGGCCTCATCGGGTTCGGGCTCGGTGTGCTCGTCACCAACCAGGTCGTGGCCCTCTTCGCGGGCATCGCCATCGCCCTGCTCGTCGAGCCGCTGCTGAGCTTCCTCATCCAGTTCCTCGACCCGGTGGCCGAGGCCGCGCGCTACTTCCCCAGCCAGGCGACGACGGCGGCCCTCGACCTGTATGCCGGGGTGGACGCCGAGGCCGCCGACATCTTCGGCGGCGGTGACCTGCTGACCTGGTGGGTGGCCGCGCTGGTGCTCCTCGGCTACGCGCTGGTCATGACTGTCCTCGGCTGGATCGTCACCGCACGTCGCGACGTCGCCTGA
- a CDS encoding arginine--tRNA ligase has translation MTPEQLAAAIHAVLTEAAASGDLALAEADVPAVEALRVERPRSREHGDWASNVAMQLAKRAGMPPRRLAELVSPRLEDVAGVAAVDVAGPGFLNITLDAASAGELARSIVEAGPAYGRNDTMAGRIINLEFVSANPTGPLHIGHTRWAALGDALHRLLAASGADVTAEHYTNDAGAQTMRLATSVLARARGEEVPEGGYAGDYVDALAEQVQQARPDLLSLPEEEALEVCRDTGMALQVAANEQTLTDFHVTFDVWFSEKSLHDAGAVAQAVDRLREQGHVYDADGAVWLRTTDFGDDKDRVLIRANGEPTYFAADCAYYLSKKDRGFPEKVYMLGADHHGYVGRLKAIAACAGDDPETNIEVLIGQLINISGERMGRRRGNAVYLSDLLDWIGADPIRYSLGRFPADTPLDLDGEELRKRSNDNPVFYVQYAHARTCNVARLAGEDGVRREDGFDPALLDHPTESVLLAALGDFPRVVAQAAQLREPHRVARYLEDLAGHFHKWYDECRVRPMSAEEEITDLHRTRLWLNDAMRQVLANGLDLLGVSAPERM, from the coding sequence GTGACCCCTGAACAGCTCGCTGCAGCGATCCATGCCGTGCTGACCGAGGCTGCCGCCTCGGGCGACCTGGCCCTCGCCGAGGCCGACGTCCCGGCCGTCGAGGCGCTGCGCGTGGAGCGACCCCGCAGCCGCGAGCACGGGGACTGGGCGAGCAACGTCGCGATGCAGCTGGCCAAGCGGGCGGGTATGCCCCCGCGCCGGCTCGCCGAGCTCGTCTCCCCGCGGCTGGAGGACGTCGCCGGGGTCGCTGCGGTCGACGTGGCCGGCCCGGGCTTCCTCAACATCACCCTCGACGCCGCGAGCGCCGGGGAGCTGGCGCGGAGCATCGTCGAGGCGGGGCCGGCCTACGGCCGCAACGACACCATGGCCGGGCGCATCATCAACCTGGAGTTCGTCTCCGCGAACCCGACCGGGCCGCTGCACATCGGGCATACCCGGTGGGCGGCCCTCGGCGACGCGCTGCACCGGCTGCTCGCGGCGAGCGGGGCGGACGTCACCGCGGAGCACTACACCAACGACGCCGGGGCGCAGACGATGCGGCTGGCGACCTCGGTCCTGGCCCGCGCCCGCGGCGAGGAGGTGCCCGAGGGCGGGTATGCCGGCGACTACGTCGACGCGCTCGCCGAGCAGGTGCAGCAGGCCCGGCCCGACCTGCTCTCCCTCCCCGAGGAGGAGGCGCTCGAGGTCTGCCGCGACACCGGCATGGCGCTCCAGGTCGCCGCGAACGAGCAGACGCTCACCGACTTCCACGTGACCTTCGACGTGTGGTTCAGCGAGAAGAGCCTGCACGACGCCGGGGCGGTGGCCCAGGCGGTCGACCGGCTCCGCGAGCAGGGCCACGTCTACGACGCCGACGGTGCCGTCTGGCTGCGCACCACCGACTTCGGCGACGACAAGGACCGGGTGCTCATCCGGGCCAACGGGGAGCCCACCTACTTCGCCGCGGACTGCGCCTACTACCTGTCGAAGAAGGACCGCGGCTTCCCGGAGAAGGTCTACATGCTCGGGGCGGACCACCACGGCTACGTCGGCCGGCTCAAGGCGATCGCCGCCTGCGCCGGGGACGACCCCGAGACCAACATCGAGGTCCTCATCGGCCAGCTCATCAACATCAGCGGCGAGCGGATGGGCCGGCGCCGCGGCAACGCCGTCTACCTCTCCGACCTGCTCGACTGGATCGGCGCCGACCCCATCCGCTACAGCCTGGGCCGGTTCCCCGCCGACACCCCGCTCGACCTCGACGGCGAGGAGCTGCGCAAGCGGTCCAACGACAACCCCGTGTTCTACGTGCAGTACGCGCACGCCCGCACCTGCAACGTCGCCCGCCTGGCGGGCGAGGACGGGGTGCGTCGCGAGGACGGATTCGACCCCGCGCTGCTGGACCACCCGACCGAGTCGGTCCTGCTGGCCGCGCTCGGCGACTTCCCGCGCGTCGTCGCCCAGGCTGCCCAGCTGCGCGAGCCGCACCGGGTGGCCCGCTACCTCGAGGACCTCGCCGGCCACTTCCACAAGTGGTACGACGAGTGCCGCGTCCGGCCGATGAGCGCGGAGGAGGAGATCACCGACCTGCACCGCACCCGGCTGTGGCTCAACGACGCCATGCGGCAGGTCCTCGCCAACGGCCTCGACCTGCTCGGCGTCAGCGCACCGGAGCGGATGTGA
- a CDS encoding aldehyde dehydrogenase family protein gives MFTALPFVGGTELPAEQTYDNIDPADGSVLGQVARSGPAEVDRAVQAAARAQPAWAATSPEHRADTLTRWADLVDQHREQLARTESQDTGKPLSQARADATVAARYLRYYGRVVEAFYGEAIPLGPELHAYTRREPYGVVGSVVAWNYPLQLAARSMAAAAVTGNAVVLKPADETPRTALALAALAQEADVPDGVVNVVPGLGAEAGAALTAHPQITHLGFVGSTETGRAVARAAAERVVPAVLELGGKSAHVVFADADLEAAADAITRSILQNAGQTCSAGSRLVVHADVREELVAAVAERFRATTLGRGLDDPDLGPLVSVRQQERVRGYVEGARSGELVVGGSAPTDGGADGAFWLPTLIDGVDPREPIAQEEVFGPVLVTTPFEDEAQALALANGTAYGLIAALWTRDLSRAHRLAADLEAGQVFVNTFGAGGGVELPFGGVKASGYGREKGIEALAGFTRTKTVAVRLG, from the coding sequence ATGTTCACCGCCCTCCCCTTCGTCGGCGGCACCGAGCTGCCGGCCGAGCAGACCTACGACAACATCGACCCCGCCGACGGCTCGGTCCTCGGCCAGGTCGCCCGCTCCGGACCCGCCGAGGTCGACCGTGCCGTGCAGGCCGCGGCGCGGGCGCAGCCGGCCTGGGCCGCGACCTCGCCCGAGCACCGCGCCGACACCCTCACCCGCTGGGCCGACCTCGTCGACCAGCACCGCGAGCAGCTGGCCCGCACCGAGTCCCAGGACACCGGCAAGCCGCTGTCCCAGGCCCGCGCCGACGCGACCGTGGCGGCGCGCTACCTGCGCTACTACGGCCGGGTCGTCGAGGCCTTCTACGGCGAGGCCATTCCGCTCGGCCCGGAGCTGCACGCCTACACCCGGCGCGAGCCCTACGGCGTCGTCGGCAGCGTGGTCGCCTGGAACTACCCGCTCCAGCTCGCGGCCCGGTCCATGGCCGCCGCAGCGGTGACCGGCAACGCCGTCGTGCTCAAGCCGGCGGACGAGACGCCGCGCACCGCGCTCGCGCTCGCCGCCCTGGCCCAGGAGGCCGACGTGCCGGACGGGGTCGTCAACGTCGTGCCGGGCCTGGGGGCCGAGGCCGGGGCGGCCCTGACCGCCCACCCGCAGATCACCCACCTCGGGTTCGTCGGCTCGACCGAGACGGGCCGCGCGGTCGCCCGCGCCGCCGCCGAGCGGGTCGTCCCGGCGGTGCTGGAGCTGGGCGGCAAGTCCGCCCACGTGGTCTTCGCCGACGCCGATCTCGAGGCGGCGGCCGACGCCATCACCCGCAGCATCCTGCAGAACGCCGGCCAGACGTGCTCGGCCGGCTCCCGGCTCGTCGTGCACGCCGACGTCCGGGAGGAGCTCGTCGCCGCGGTCGCCGAACGCTTCCGCGCGACCACCCTCGGCCGCGGGCTCGACGACCCCGACCTGGGCCCGCTCGTGTCGGTCCGGCAGCAGGAACGGGTGCGCGGCTACGTCGAGGGCGCCCGCAGCGGCGAGCTCGTGGTCGGGGGGTCGGCTCCCACCGACGGTGGCGCGGACGGCGCCTTCTGGCTGCCCACGCTCATCGACGGGGTGGATCCCCGGGAGCCCATCGCCCAGGAGGAGGTCTTCGGGCCGGTCCTGGTCACGACGCCCTTCGAGGACGAGGCGCAGGCGCTCGCCCTCGCGAACGGCACGGCATACGGGCTCATCGCGGCGCTGTGGACCCGCGACCTGTCGCGGGCGCACCGGCTCGCGGCGGACCTCGAGGCGGGCCAGGTCTTCGTCAACACCTTCGGCGCCGGGGGTGGCGTGGAGCTGCCCTTCGGCGGGGTCAAGGCCTCGGGCTACGGCCGGGAGAAGGGGATCGAGGCGCTCGCCGGCTTCACCCGCACCAAGACCGTGGCCGTACGCCTCGGCTGA
- the selA gene encoding L-seryl-tRNA(Sec) selenium transferase, with translation MGEGQGGRPGRAPRQPGQPDPRRGIPSTDAVLRAPAVAPHVTRLGHERALPVVREVQRRARAGDGDLDPAAVVATAAIQLAALDAGGGPRPVLNATGVVVHTNLGRAPLGEAARAALLDAAGYADVELDLATGARDRRGGEVLDALRGAVPEAQDALVVGNGAAALLLATTALAAGREVVVSRGEMVEIGDGFRLPDLVESGGARLREVGTTNRTHLRDYEDALDRPGADVGALLKVHPSNFRVEGFVSSVTVARLAGLARERDLPLVVDPGSGLLEPDGDLPDEPDARTTLRDGAGLVTASADKLLGGPQAGIVLGDADLVARLRRHPMARALRVDKLTLAALAATVCDRGSTPVTLARRARGPGLRERADRLAAALRGHDIEAEVVPHAGRVGGGGAPGVELPGWAVAVPEDLAQRLRLGRPAVLPRVHEGRCLLDPRCIPEEQDEVLLRAVVEAAADVPEQPRR, from the coding sequence ATGGGTGAAGGCCAGGGCGGTCGCCCGGGTCGGGCACCACGGCAGCCCGGGCAACCAGACCCGCGCCGCGGCATACCGTCCACGGACGCAGTGCTGCGCGCCCCCGCGGTCGCGCCCCACGTCACCCGCCTGGGTCACGAGCGTGCGCTCCCGGTCGTCCGCGAGGTGCAGCGGCGGGCGCGCGCCGGCGACGGGGATCTCGACCCGGCAGCCGTCGTCGCCACGGCAGCCATACAGCTGGCCGCCCTCGACGCGGGCGGCGGCCCACGGCCTGTCCTCAACGCCACAGGCGTGGTCGTCCACACCAACCTCGGCCGCGCGCCGCTGGGCGAGGCGGCACGGGCCGCCCTCCTCGACGCCGCTGGGTATGCCGACGTCGAGCTGGACCTGGCCACCGGCGCCCGCGACCGGCGCGGCGGCGAGGTGCTCGACGCGCTGCGCGGGGCGGTGCCGGAGGCGCAGGACGCGCTGGTCGTCGGCAACGGTGCGGCCGCCCTGCTCCTGGCCACCACCGCGCTCGCGGCCGGCCGGGAGGTCGTGGTCAGCCGGGGCGAGATGGTCGAGATCGGCGACGGCTTCCGGCTGCCCGACCTCGTGGAGTCCGGCGGGGCGCGGCTGCGCGAGGTCGGCACGACCAACCGCACCCACCTGAGGGACTACGAGGACGCGCTCGACCGGCCGGGAGCGGACGTCGGTGCGCTGCTCAAGGTGCACCCCAGCAACTTCCGCGTCGAGGGCTTCGTCAGCAGCGTGACGGTGGCGCGCCTCGCCGGGCTCGCCCGCGAGCGCGACCTGCCGCTCGTCGTCGACCCCGGCAGCGGGCTGCTGGAGCCGGACGGAGACCTGCCCGACGAGCCGGACGCACGGACCACGCTGCGCGACGGCGCCGGGCTGGTCACGGCGAGCGCCGACAAGCTCCTCGGCGGGCCGCAGGCCGGGATCGTCCTCGGGGACGCCGACCTGGTGGCGCGGCTCCGGCGGCACCCGATGGCACGCGCCCTGCGCGTCGACAAGCTCACCCTGGCCGCCCTGGCCGCGACCGTCTGCGACCGCGGCTCCACGCCGGTGACCCTCGCCCGGCGCGCCCGGGGCCCGGGGCTGCGCGAGCGCGCCGACCGCCTGGCCGCGGCGCTGCGCGGGCACGATATCGAGGCCGAGGTGGTGCCGCACGCGGGGCGCGTGGGCGGCGGCGGCGCCCCGGGCGTGGAGCTGCCCGGCTGGGCGGTCGCGGTCCCCGAGGACCTGGCGCAGCGTCTGCGCCTGGGACGACCGGCGGTCCTGCCCCGGGTGCACGAGGGACGCTGCCTGCTCGACCCCCGGTGCATACCCGAGGAGCAGGACGAGGTGCTCCTGCGGGCGGTGGTCGAGGCCGCCGCCGACGTACCTGAACAGCCCCGCCGATGA
- the selD gene encoding selenide, water dikinase SelD encodes MPERTTGPRPPSPRLTSLAAGGGCACKIPAERLEQLVDGLPAPAGDAAARLLVGVEHGDDAAAVRLEGELAVLSTADFFTPVVDDPADWGRIAAANALSDVWAMGGTPVLAINLLGWPSDLDDDLAREVLRGGAEVAALAGCPLAGGHSITSPEPLYGLAVTGTARADQLIRNDAATPGLPLTLTKPLGSGILNNRHGRTGEVFPEAVATMTALNREASAAAVAAGVRAGTDVTGFGLLGHLWKMCRASGVSAQLDVDAVPAIAGARESLASGYVPGGTRRNLDWVRPHLDPGSHVDEDDLLLLADAQTSGGLLLVGEVPEGVGTPIGWTVPAGEVPALRLH; translated from the coding sequence ATGCCCGAGCGCACGACCGGACCCCGCCCTCCGTCCCCCCGGCTCACCTCCCTGGCGGCGGGCGGAGGGTGCGCCTGCAAAATCCCGGCCGAGCGGCTCGAGCAGCTGGTCGACGGCCTGCCGGCACCGGCCGGCGACGCGGCGGCCCGGCTCCTCGTCGGGGTCGAGCACGGGGACGACGCCGCAGCCGTCCGGCTGGAGGGTGAGCTCGCGGTGCTCTCGACGGCCGACTTCTTCACCCCGGTCGTGGACGACCCGGCCGACTGGGGCCGGATCGCGGCGGCCAACGCGCTCTCCGACGTCTGGGCGATGGGCGGCACGCCGGTCCTGGCGATCAACCTGCTCGGCTGGCCCTCCGACCTCGACGACGACCTCGCGCGGGAGGTGCTGCGCGGCGGTGCCGAGGTCGCCGCGCTGGCCGGGTGCCCGCTCGCCGGCGGCCACTCGATCACCTCCCCGGAGCCGCTCTACGGCCTCGCCGTGACCGGCACCGCCCGGGCCGACCAGCTCATCCGCAACGACGCCGCGACCCCCGGCCTCCCGCTCACGCTCACCAAGCCGCTCGGCAGCGGCATCCTCAACAACCGGCACGGTCGCACCGGCGAGGTCTTCCCCGAGGCGGTGGCGACCATGACCGCGCTCAACCGCGAGGCCTCCGCCGCCGCGGTGGCCGCGGGCGTGCGGGCGGGCACGGACGTCACCGGCTTCGGGCTGCTGGGGCACCTGTGGAAGATGTGCCGGGCCTCCGGGGTCTCCGCGCAGCTCGACGTCGATGCGGTCCCGGCGATCGCGGGCGCCCGGGAGAGCCTCGCGAGCGGCTACGTGCCCGGGGGCACCCGGCGCAACCTGGACTGGGTGCGGCCGCACCTCGATCCGGGCAGCCACGTCGACGAGGACGACCTGCTGCTGCTCGCCGACGCGCAGACCAGCGGCGGGCTGCTCCTCGTCGGCGAGGTGCCGGAGGGGGTGGGCACGCCGATCGGGTGGACCGTCCCCGCCGGTGAGGTCCCGGCCCTGCGACTGCACTGA
- a CDS encoding ABC transporter ATP-binding protein: protein MTTPDAQAAPGTGISVRGLSKRFGTFTAVDDLTFEVAPGRVTGFLGPNGAGKTTTLRMLLGLITPTAGEALIGGRRYADLPRPMTTVGAALEATGFHPGRTGRNHLRVLAATHGIPDSRVDELLELVGIPAAARKKAGGYSMGMRQRLGLAAALLGDPDVLLLDEPANGLDPEGIRWMRGFMRHLAAEQGKTVLVSSHLLGEVEQTVEDVVIIANGRLVRRGTMDELHGEPAVLARTADPGALGHALEQAGLQVELAPDQGEGALRVHTGDLAAVGDVALAAGQPVHELRPLRTDLERLFLELTESPEHRNRNRSTGTEAA from the coding sequence ATGACGACACCAGACGCGCAGGCCGCGCCCGGGACGGGGATCAGCGTGCGGGGGCTCAGCAAACGCTTCGGCACCTTCACCGCCGTCGACGACCTGACCTTCGAGGTCGCCCCCGGGCGGGTGACCGGCTTCCTCGGGCCCAACGGCGCCGGCAAGACGACGACCCTGCGGATGCTGCTCGGGCTCATCACCCCCACGGCGGGCGAGGCGCTCATCGGCGGGCGGCGGTATGCCGACCTGCCGCGGCCGATGACCACGGTCGGGGCGGCCCTCGAGGCGACCGGGTTCCACCCCGGGCGCACCGGGCGCAACCACCTGCGGGTGCTCGCCGCGACGCACGGCATCCCCGACTCCCGGGTCGACGAGCTGCTCGAGCTCGTCGGCATCCCCGCGGCGGCGCGCAAGAAGGCCGGCGGCTACTCCATGGGTATGCGCCAGCGACTGGGTCTCGCGGCGGCGCTGCTCGGGGACCCCGACGTGCTGCTGCTCGACGAGCCGGCCAACGGCCTGGACCCCGAGGGCATCCGGTGGATGCGCGGCTTCATGCGCCACCTGGCCGCGGAGCAGGGCAAGACCGTGCTCGTCAGTTCCCACCTCCTCGGGGAGGTCGAGCAGACCGTCGAGGACGTCGTCATCATCGCCAACGGCCGGCTGGTGCGCCGCGGCACCATGGACGAGCTGCACGGCGAGCCGGCCGTGCTGGCGCGCACCGCCGATCCCGGAGCCCTGGGCCACGCCCTGGAGCAGGCCGGGCTGCAGGTCGAGCTCGCGCCCGACCAGGGCGAGGGCGCGCTGCGGGTCCACACCGGCGACCTGGCCGCCGTGGGCGACGTCGCGCTGGCGGCGGGGCAGCCGGTGCACGAGCTCCGACCGCTGCGGACCGACCTCGAGCGGCTCTTCCTGGAGCTGACCGAGTCGCCCGAGCACCGCAACCGCAACCGCTCGACCGGGACGGAGGCCGCCTGA
- a CDS encoding selenocysteine-specific translation elongation factor: MTVVATAGHVDHGKSALVRALTGMEPDRWAEERRRGLTLDLGYAWTTLPRSGAVAFVDVPGHRRFIGNMLSGLGPSAAVLLVVAADGGWSAQSTEHLLAAHALRLRHGVLAVTRCDLADPGPALAEARERLAGTSLSGIPAACVSARTGEGLEDLRSLLDSCVAGMPVPPADAPVRLWVDRSFTVRGAGTVVTGTLPAGSVAAGDRLLLTSARGSPRRPVLVRGLQTLGRDAARVGGPARVALNLRGVEVDEVGRGQALLGGERPWWPTSTTDVLLDADVLPARVSVHVGTAAVPGRLRVLEACHARLHTEAPLPLVPGDRVILRDPGREGALVGAEVLDAVVPPLRRSGAARRRAAALRQDAHGVELDGRVVTAATARLWGEALAALVRERADADPLDPWLPLGTTLTTLRHQVGVPDRATLEAVAARQQLAVRDDRVGPTARHDRGPAHPPTAVPDDPPGLTALLHRLARDPLDAPNRPELEALGIGGREIAAASGRGTVLRLPGEVLLGAQAPARALAALADLPQPFTTSAARTALGVSRRVAIALLEHLDARGHTLRDAADTRRLLTRDPSS; encoded by the coding sequence ATGACGGTCGTCGCCACCGCCGGCCACGTCGACCACGGCAAGTCCGCGCTGGTGCGCGCGCTCACCGGGATGGAGCCGGACCGGTGGGCGGAGGAGCGCCGGCGCGGGCTCACCCTCGACCTCGGGTATGCCTGGACCACCCTCCCCCGCTCCGGCGCCGTGGCCTTCGTCGACGTGCCGGGCCACCGCCGGTTCATCGGCAACATGCTCAGCGGTCTCGGCCCCAGCGCCGCGGTGCTCCTCGTCGTCGCGGCCGACGGCGGTTGGAGCGCCCAGTCCACCGAGCACCTCCTCGCGGCGCACGCGCTGCGGCTGCGGCACGGCGTGCTCGCCGTGACCCGCTGCGACCTCGCCGACCCCGGCCCAGCGCTGGCGGAGGCCCGCGAGCGGCTCGCGGGGACGAGCCTTTCCGGCATACCCGCCGCCTGCGTGTCGGCGCGCACCGGCGAGGGGCTGGAGGACCTACGGTCCCTCCTCGACTCCTGCGTCGCGGGTATGCCCGTCCCTCCCGCAGACGCCCCGGTGCGGCTGTGGGTCGACCGGTCCTTCACCGTGCGCGGCGCGGGCACCGTCGTCACCGGCACGCTGCCTGCGGGAAGCGTCGCGGCCGGGGACCGGCTGCTGCTGACCTCGGCCCGCGGGTCGCCGCGCCGCCCGGTCCTGGTGCGGGGGCTGCAGACCCTGGGACGCGACGCCGCCCGCGTCGGCGGACCGGCCCGGGTGGCGCTCAACCTGCGCGGCGTGGAGGTGGACGAGGTCGGCCGCGGTCAGGCGCTGCTGGGCGGGGAGCGACCGTGGTGGCCGACGTCGACGACGGACGTCCTGCTCGACGCCGACGTGCTCCCCGCCCGGGTGAGCGTGCACGTCGGCACGGCGGCGGTGCCGGGCCGGCTGCGCGTCCTGGAGGCGTGCCACGCCCGGCTGCACACCGAGGCCCCGCTGCCGCTCGTGCCGGGCGACCGGGTGATCCTGCGGGACCCGGGCCGCGAGGGGGCCCTCGTCGGGGCGGAGGTGCTCGATGCGGTGGTCCCGCCGCTGCGGCGCAGCGGCGCCGCACGGCGCCGGGCCGCGGCGCTGCGTCAGGACGCGCACGGCGTGGAGCTGGACGGCCGGGTGGTCACCGCCGCCACGGCCCGGCTGTGGGGCGAGGCGCTCGCCGCGCTGGTCCGCGAGCGCGCTGACGCGGACCCGCTCGACCCCTGGCTGCCGCTCGGCACCACGCTCACGACGCTGCGGCATCAGGTCGGCGTGCCGGACCGGGCGACGCTCGAGGCGGTCGCGGCCCGCCAGCAGCTGGCGGTGCGCGACGACCGCGTGGGGCCGACCGCCCGGCACGACCGGGGACCGGCGCACCCGCCGACGGCCGTCCCGGACGACCCTCCCGGCCTGACCGCTCTCCTCCACCGTCTGGCCCGGGACCCCCTGGACGCGCCCAACCGCCCGGAGCTCGAGGCCCTGGGCATCGGCGGGCGCGAGATCGCCGCCGCGAGCGGCCGCGGCACCGTCCTCCGGCTGCCGGGCGAGGTCCTCCTCGGTGCGCAGGCACCGGCGCGCGCCCTGGCCGCCCTCGCCGACCTGCCGCAGCCGTTCACCACGAGCGCGGCGCGCACCGCCCTCGGGGTCAGCCGCAGGGTCGCGATCGCGCTGCTCGAGCACCTGGATGCGCGGGGGCATACCCTCCGTGACGCGGCGGACACCCGCAGGCTCCTCACCCGCGACCCCTCCTCCTAG